Within the Tessaracoccus flavescens genome, the region GGCGATGCCCGGGTCCTTGTGTCAGCTGTGCGCGACGGGGGTCAGTAGATGACCTCGCCGCTGGCGCGACGCGCACGAAGGGCGGTGACCGCCTCCTCGAGGATCTGCGCCGCCTCCGCATCCGTGCGGCGTTCCTTGACGTAGGCCAGATGCGTCTTGTACGGGGTGATCTTCGGCGGGGGCGGAGGGTTGTCCGCGTCCATGCTCGCCGGGAGTCCGCAGCGCGGGCAGTCCCACGTCTCGGGGATCTGCGCATCTGCCGCGAAGGCCGGACGGGTCACGTGCCCGCTCGAGCAGAAGTACGAGACGTGAAGCCGAGGCGCGGAATCGCCGCGCTCGGCCTCGCCCATGGGTCCTGCGCCGACGCGCGTGCCACGAATGGCGTTGCCACCTGCCACTTTGTTGTTCTCCTTGTGAAGAGTGATTCAGTGAGTTTGTCGCGCGCTCAGAAGTCGAGGCGGTACAGCACGAGCAGACCGACGATGGTCAGCAGCC harbors:
- a CDS encoding RNA polymerase-binding protein RbpA, with amino-acid sequence MAGGNAIRGTRVGAGPMGEAERGDSAPRLHVSYFCSSGHVTRPAFAADAQIPETWDCPRCGLPASMDADNPPPPPKITPYKTHLAYVKERRTDAEAAQILEEAVTALRARRASGEVIY